In Panicum virgatum strain AP13 chromosome 4N, P.virgatum_v5, whole genome shotgun sequence, a single window of DNA contains:
- the LOC120670129 gene encoding BAG family molecular chaperone regulator 3-like gives MLGATPKARKGAPAKLGSVKEAPPAVAPAGNKVPAEEVWEVRPGGMLVQKRGGGLPDDEPSPNVKPVPTIRVKVKHAGVTHEIYISSEASFGELKKLVAAKTGLHPDDQKVLYKDKERDSKAFLDMAGVKDRSKLVVVEDPEAKARRLIEERRNGRLEKAAKAVAAVAAEVDKLAPKVAALDASVRKGEKVAENDVVQVTELLMNELLQLDAVVADGDVKAQRRMQVKRVQKYVETLDAVAVKNAAIVRKSGERTAAKQQQQQLPAQQQQQQQQPRRQQPPPPQPQYNHHQQPAAAGQTRWEMFDLLSSLPSTSSASSTTTVSSTASSGALPTNRLDWMLF, from the exons ATGCTGGGAGCGACCCCCAAGGCGAGGAAAGGCGCGCCGGCGAAGCTGGGGTCGGTGaaggaggcgccgccggcggtggcgccggcggggaacaaggtgccggcggaggaggtgtgGGAGGTGCGGCCCGGCGGGATGCTGGTGCagaagcgcggcggcgggctgccgGACGACGAGCCGTCGCCCAACGTCAAGCCGGTGCCCACCATCCGCGTCAAGGTCAAGCACGCCGGCGTCACGCACGAGATCTACATCAGCTCCGAGGCGTCCTTCG GGGAGCTGAAGAAGCTGGTGGCGGCCAAGACGGGGCTGCACCCGGATGACCAGAAGGTGCTCTACAAGGACAAGGAGCGCGACTCCAAGGCGTTCCTGGACATGGCCGGCGTCAAGGACCGGTCAaagctcgtcgtcgtcgaggaCCCCGAGGCCAAGGCGCGCCGCCTCATCGAGGAGCGCCGCAACGGGCGCCTCGAGAAGGCCGCCAAGGCCgtcgccgcggtcgccgccgaggTCGACAAGCTCGCGCCCAAG gtggcggcgctggacgCGTCGGTGCGCAAGGGGGAGAAGGTGGCGGAGAACGACGTGGTGCAGGTGACGGAGCTGCTCATGAACGAGCTGCTGCAGCTCGACGCGGTGGTCGCCGACGGCGACGTCAAGGCGCAGAGGCGGATGCAG GTGAAGCGCGTGCAGAAGTACGTGGAGACGCTCGACGCGGTGGCGGTCAAGAACGCCGCCATCGTCCGCAAATCCGGCGAGAGGACCGCcgccaagcagcagcagcagcagttgccggcgcagcagcagcagcagcagcagcaaccaaggcggcagcagccgccgccgcctcagcctCAGTACAATCACCaccagcagccggcggcggcggggcagacgcGGTGGGAGATGTTCGACCTGCTGTCGTCGCTGCCGTCcacgtcgtcggcgtcgtccacgACCACCGTGAGCTCGACGGCGTCCTCCGGCGCGCTGCCGACGAACCGGCTGGACTGGATGCTCTTCTGA